A DNA window from Acidobacteriota bacterium contains the following coding sequences:
- the uvrA gene encoding excinuclease ABC subunit UvrA translates to MNKNIILRGVRVHNLKNINLDIPMNKLIIITGISGSGKSSLAFDTLYAEGQRRYIESLSAYARQFFEKIEKPDADLIDGISPAIAIQQKTASKNPRSTVATVTELWDYLRILFSRIGTIYCYKCERPVKKDSIDSIIEDIFSLSSGERLFIYFKWDGEGGLNGLRKKGFHKFLKGNEIHSVDELEELIIDAEILVDRMILNREERDRLVDSVEIALNEGKGRCGIRTLMGKELFFSDKYECKECKILYEELHPNLFSFNSPQGACPVCHGFGDIIELDEDKIIPDKSKSLEQGAIEPWTKPSSRYLYRELLSEAKKKGISIKTPFHQLSQTQKDFILNGDEDYYGVKGFFKWLEEKKYKIGVRVFLHKYRKYITCPSCDGSRLRSDALNVKISEKSIADIANYTVEEAYEFFRTLNLNEHQKKIAESPLEEIRKRLIFLLDVGLDYLTLNRMTFTLSGGEAQRISLASALSSSLVGTLFILDEPSVGLHARDNYRLINILNSLKKLGNTIVVVEHDMDIIKSGDYIIDLGPGAGENGGQVIYSGPLYEFKNIENSITLKYLNKEKRLDLIKKRKFIPKDFLEIFCARKYNLKNISIKIPLRYFTCITGVSGSGKSTLMYEVIYRGIKENKKECFDRIEGVDKIKNVVLVDQNPVGKSPRSIPLSYMKAMDYIRKIFSQTKESKINGFSPSHFSFNTPGGRCENCKGAGKIIIEMQFLSDVALICDECGGKRYKKEILEVKYKDKNIYDVLQMSVTEAMDFFSDFNDFVEKIRPLEEVGLGYIKLGQATSTFSGGESQRLKLAYYLGLAEERENIFLFDEPTTGLHLDDISKLIKCFSKLLEKENTIVVIEHNLDIIKLADWIIDLGPEGGKMGGYVIYQGQTENILNVNDSYTGQFLKRRLIPDYQVT, encoded by the coding sequence ATGAATAAAAATATTATTCTTCGTGGTGTAAGAGTTCATAACCTGAAAAATATAAACTTAGATATCCCCATGAACAAATTAATCATCATAACTGGCATAAGTGGTTCCGGAAAATCTTCCCTTGCATTTGATACATTGTATGCTGAAGGCCAGAGAAGGTATATCGAGTCTCTTTCAGCTTATGCAAGACAGTTTTTTGAAAAAATTGAAAAACCCGATGCAGATTTAATCGATGGAATTTCTCCCGCTATTGCTATTCAGCAAAAAACCGCCTCAAAAAATCCGAGGTCTACAGTAGCCACGGTGACAGAGCTTTGGGATTATTTGAGAATTTTATTCTCACGAATCGGAACAATTTACTGTTATAAATGTGAAAGGCCTGTTAAGAAAGATTCAATCGATTCCATAATTGAGGATATCTTTTCTCTTTCTTCAGGAGAAAGATTGTTCATCTATTTTAAATGGGATGGAGAGGGTGGATTGAATGGTCTTAGAAAAAAAGGTTTTCATAAGTTTTTAAAGGGAAATGAAATTCACTCGGTTGATGAACTTGAAGAACTAATAATTGATGCTGAGATCTTGGTAGATAGAATGATTTTAAACAGAGAAGAAAGAGACAGGCTGGTTGATTCTGTAGAAATTGCATTGAATGAAGGAAAGGGGCGATGCGGAATAAGAACTTTAATGGGAAAAGAATTGTTTTTTTCTGATAAATATGAATGTAAAGAATGTAAAATTTTGTACGAAGAGTTACATCCAAACCTTTTTTCCTTCAATTCACCCCAGGGAGCATGCCCTGTTTGCCATGGATTTGGCGATATTATAGAACTGGATGAAGATAAGATAATACCTGATAAATCGAAATCTTTAGAGCAGGGTGCCATAGAACCCTGGACAAAACCCTCATCAAGATATTTATATAGAGAGCTTTTATCTGAAGCAAAGAAAAAAGGTATTTCCATAAAAACTCCTTTCCATCAACTTTCTCAAACCCAGAAAGATTTTATTTTAAATGGAGATGAAGATTATTATGGAGTAAAAGGATTTTTTAAATGGCTTGAAGAGAAAAAATATAAGATTGGAGTAAGAGTATTTCTCCATAAATATAGAAAATACATAACATGCCCATCTTGTGATGGATCAAGGTTGAGAAGTGATGCATTAAACGTTAAAATAAGCGAAAAATCAATTGCAGATATAGCAAATTATACAGTGGAAGAAGCATATGAATTTTTTAGAACACTGAATCTTAATGAACATCAAAAGAAAATTGCTGAATCACCCCTTGAAGAAATAAGAAAAAGGTTAATATTTCTCTTAGATGTGGGGCTTGATTATTTAACATTAAATCGCATGACATTTACATTAAGTGGAGGAGAGGCTCAAAGAATTAGCCTGGCTTCAGCTCTTAGCTCATCTCTTGTAGGAACTCTTTTTATACTTGATGAACCATCTGTAGGACTTCATGCTAGAGATAATTACAGACTGATAAATATATTGAATTCTCTGAAAAAGCTTGGAAATACTATTGTTGTCGTGGAGCATGACATGGATATAATAAAATCAGGGGATTATATAATAGATTTGGGCCCTGGAGCAGGAGAAAATGGAGGTCAGGTTATTTATTCTGGGCCTTTATACGAATTTAAAAACATAGAGAATTCGATTACATTGAAATATTTAAACAAAGAAAAAAGATTAGATTTAATAAAAAAAAGAAAGTTTATTCCTAAAGATTTTTTAGAAATATTCTGCGCAAGAAAATATAATTTAAAAAACATCAGTATTAAAATCCCTCTAAGATATTTCACTTGTATAACTGGCGTTTCAGGATCTGGAAAGAGCACTTTGATGTATGAAGTAATATACAGAGGTATTAAAGAAAACAAAAAAGAGTGTTTTGACCGCATTGAAGGTGTTGATAAAATCAAAAATGTAGTTCTTGTTGATCAAAACCCTGTAGGAAAATCTCCAAGGTCAATTCCTCTCTCTTACATGAAAGCAATGGATTATATCAGAAAAATATTCTCTCAAACAAAAGAATCAAAAATTAATGGATTTTCACCCTCTCACTTTTCTTTCAACACACCTGGAGGAAGATGTGAAAATTGTAAAGGAGCGGGAAAAATAATAATAGAGATGCAGTTTTTATCAGATGTGGCTCTTATCTGTGATGAATGTGGGGGAAAGAGATATAAAAAGGAAATTCTTGAGGTTAAATATAAAGATAAAAATATCTATGATGTTCTCCAAATGAGTGTCACAGAAGCTATGGATTTTTTTAGTGATTTTAATGACTTTGTGGAAAAAATCAGACCATTGGAAGAAGTTGGGCTGGGATATATAAAACTCGGCCAAGCCACTTCAACCTTTTCTGGAGGCGAGTCCCAGAGACTGAAACTCGCTTATTATCTTGGATTAGCTGAAGAAAGAGAAAACATATTTTTGTTTGATGAACCAACTACAGGTCTTCATCTTGACGATATATCAAAACTCATAAAGTGTTTTTCAAAATTATTGGAAAAAGAAAATACAATTGTTGTGATCGAGCATAACTTGGATATAATAAAATTAGCTGACTGGATAATTGATTTGGGACCAGAAGGAGGAAAGATGGGAGGATATGTCATTTATCAGGGACAAACTGAAAATATTTTAAATGTCAATGATTCATACACAGGGCAATTTTTAAAAAGGAGATTAATTCCAGATTATCAGGTTACTTGA
- the queF gene encoding preQ(1) synthase, translating into MAKKNILKKRFDVENIDVIDKAIIDIFNYEFPGKRIEINIETNEFTHVCPWSGLPDFANLKITYVPDRKCIELKSLKYYLHSYRNVGVFYEHVINKILEDLIEVVDPLEMFVEAEFNIRGGLKTTVKRSYTKEQKN; encoded by the coding sequence ATGGCAAAGAAAAATATCTTAAAAAAAAGATTTGATGTTGAAAATATTGATGTAATTGATAAAGCAATTATAGACATTTTTAATTATGAGTTTCCAGGAAAAAGGATTGAAATAAACATTGAAACGAATGAATTCACTCACGTTTGTCCATGGTCAGGCCTTCCTGATTTCGCCAATTTAAAAATAACGTATGTTCCTGATAGGAAATGTATCGAGTTAAAATCTTTAAAATATTATCTTCATTCTTATAGAAATGTGGGAGTTTTCTATGAACATGTTATAAATAAAATTTTAGAAGATCTAATTGAGGTGGTGGATCCATTAGAAATGTTCGTGGAAGCAGAGTTTAACATTCGAGGCGGACTTAAAACCACAGTAAAAAGGAGTTATACTAAAGAACAAAAAAATTAA
- the recA gene encoding recombinase RecA: MQKEDLKEKVKAVDSAISQIEKQFGKGSIMKLGQKEISVPVPVIPTGSIALDLALGIGGYPKGRVVEIFGQEASGKTTLALHAIAESQKQGGTAAFIDAEHALDPDYSKRLGVDVENLLISQPDYGEQALEIAEILVRSGAVDIVVVDSVAALVPKAELEGEMGDAHVGLQARLMSQALRKLTGIVSRSKTCFVFINQVREKIGIFMGNPETTTGGRALKFYSTVRVETKKLISIKDGDQTIGTRTKVKIVKNKLAPPFKEAEFDIIYGEGISAEGDLIDVGVNVGVIEKTGTWYSYKGERLGQGRENIKNFLKSNRDIFNKIYEEVKTKIGLQVT, from the coding sequence CTCAAATCGAAAAACAATTTGGAAAAGGCTCGATAATGAAATTGGGACAGAAAGAAATTTCTGTTCCAGTTCCTGTGATACCAACCGGTTCAATTGCTTTGGACCTTGCCCTTGGAATAGGAGGCTATCCAAAGGGAAGGGTTGTTGAAATATTTGGCCAGGAAGCTTCTGGGAAAACTACCCTTGCTCTCCATGCGATTGCTGAGAGTCAAAAGCAGGGTGGAACAGCTGCTTTTATAGATGCAGAACATGCTTTAGACCCGGATTATTCAAAAAGGCTTGGAGTTGATGTAGAGAATCTTCTTATATCTCAACCTGATTATGGGGAGCAAGCTCTCGAAATTGCTGAGATACTTGTCAGAAGTGGAGCTGTTGACATCGTGGTTGTTGATTCTGTGGCTGCCCTTGTTCCAAAGGCTGAGCTTGAAGGCGAGATGGGCGATGCCCATGTAGGTCTACAGGCAAGATTGATGTCTCAGGCCCTTAGAAAATTAACAGGAATTGTTAGCAGGTCTAAAACATGCTTTGTATTTATCAATCAGGTTAGAGAAAAAATTGGCATATTTATGGGAAACCCAGAAACAACCACAGGAGGAAGAGCATTAAAGTTTTACTCTACAGTAAGAGTTGAGACGAAGAAATTAATCTCAATAAAAGATGGAGATCAAACAATTGGAACCAGAACAAAAGTAAAAATAGTAAAGAATAAATTAGCACCGCCATTTAAAGAAGCTGAGTTTGATATTATTTACGGAGAAGGTATATCAGCCGAAGGAGATTTAATTGATGTAGGGGTAAACGTGGGAGTAATTGAAAAAACCGGAACATGGTATTCCTATAAAGGAGAAAGGCTCGGACAGGGAAGGGAAAATATAAAGAATTTTCTTAAAAGTAATAGAGATATATTCAATAAAATTTACGAAGAAGTCAAAACAAAAATAGGCCTTCAAGTAACCTGA
- a CDS encoding response regulator, translated as MTYKLLLADDSFTVQKIVTLTFSEIGFEVHVVRDGNFFIDTLREINPDVILLDINLPEKDGYELCEELNKSDDYSEIPIFLMKGAFDSPDEEKLKNLKYQEIISKPFDASSLAGKIKEILEEREKVELPSFLPEQNQLEKKEMINEIKGEAPEIPQKIAEEEKKEEGYPILSDELIERIIEKLVKKISPEVVKEVASKVIPEIAEIYIKQEIERVKEEVKSES; from the coding sequence ATGACTTATAAATTATTGCTGGCTGATGATAGTTTTACAGTGCAGAAGATTGTAACTCTGACATTTTCTGAGATCGGATTTGAAGTTCATGTAGTTAGAGATGGAAATTTTTTTATAGATACTTTAAGAGAAATAAATCCTGATGTAATACTTCTGGATATTAATTTACCAGAAAAAGATGGATATGAATTATGTGAGGAGTTGAATAAATCTGATGATTATTCCGAAATACCAATTTTTTTGATGAAAGGAGCCTTTGATTCCCCTGATGAAGAAAAATTAAAAAATTTAAAGTATCAAGAAATAATATCAAAACCGTTCGACGCCTCTTCTCTTGCTGGAAAAATTAAAGAAATCCTTGAAGAAAGAGAAAAAGTTGAACTGCCTTCTTTTTTACCGGAACAGAATCAGCTTGAAAAAAAGGAAATGATAAACGAGATAAAAGGAGAAGCCCCTGAAATCCCTCAAAAAATCGCCGAAGAGGAAAAAAAGGAAGAAGGTTATCCAATTTTATCAGATGAGTTAATTGAGAGAATAATTGAAAAACTTGTAAAAAAGATTTCACCAGAGGTGGTTAAGGAAGTAGCATCAAAAGTTATTCCTGAGATTGCAGAAATATACATTAAACAGGAAATAGAGAGAGTAAAAGAAGAGGTTAAATCTGAATCATAA
- a CDS encoding protein-L-isoaspartate(D-aspartate) O-methyltransferase has protein sequence MKRYSFIGIILLLILTIFTLSQQEKIDFASLRKSMVKHQIEARGVKDKRVLNAMLKVPRHLFVDEELRQWAYEDHPLPIDEGQTISQPYIVALMTEKLNLKGNEKVLEVGTGSGYQAAILAEIVKEVFTIEIREALAKKAESTLNKLGYKNIRVKVGDGYLGWEENSPYDGIIVTCASKDIPSPLFDQLNENGRMIIPVEKGFYQVLTLIEKKKGKMIKKEIELVRFVPLVREKDKK, from the coding sequence ATGAAAAGATATTCATTTATCGGTATAATTTTATTACTAATTTTGACCATTTTTACTCTATCTCAACAGGAAAAAATCGATTTTGCCTCTTTGAGGAAATCAATGGTTAAACATCAGATTGAAGCTAGAGGCGTAAAGGATAAAAGAGTTCTTAATGCAATGTTAAAAGTTCCTCGACATCTCTTCGTGGATGAAGAGTTAAGACAATGGGCATATGAAGATCACCCTCTTCCCATAGATGAAGGTCAAACAATCTCTCAGCCTTATATTGTTGCCTTGATGACAGAAAAATTGAATTTAAAGGGGAATGAGAAAGTCCTGGAAGTTGGAACTGGCTCTGGCTATCAGGCAGCTATACTTGCAGAGATTGTTAAAGAAGTTTTTACGATTGAAATACGAGAGGCACTCGCCAAAAAAGCAGAATCAACTTTGAATAAATTAGGTTATAAAAATATAAGAGTGAAAGTTGGTGATGGATATTTAGGGTGGGAGGAGAACAGCCCTTATGATGGAATTATTGTCACATGTGCATCAAAAGACATTCCTTCTCCTCTTTTCGATCAACTAAATGAAAATGGAAGGATGATTATTCCTGTTGAAAAAGGATTTTACCAGGTACTTACTCTAATAGAGAAAAAAAAAGGCAAGATGATAAAAAAAGAAATAGAGTTAGTAAGGTTTGTGCCTCTTGTAAGAGAAAAAGATAAGAAGTGA
- the rlmN gene encoding 23S rRNA (adenine(2503)-C(2))-methyltransferase RlmN produces MKGKINLIGKNIDEIDKLIFPSTKKIFHSKIIFKWINQKGISDFDEISDIPKTLRKTLKENFSLEYPEVEKISVSSDGSKKYLLKLKDGLKIECVFLPEPNRNTFCISTQVGCKIGCDFCLTGKMGFKRDLNVDEIISQILILLREVDRKEKRINIVFMGMGEPLDNLENLKKSLDLITNAEGISISPRRITVSTSGLIHGIDEILKLRKSPKIAISLNTFDEKIRSKIMPINKKYSINDLINFIQRVQLKKRNKITIEWVLMKEINDTEKDVIEIKKYLKYLPVKINLIPFNPSTAINYEPVSEGRSRWFAEELEKAGISVTLRKKRGEDIRAACGQLAVFD; encoded by the coding sequence GTGAAAGGAAAGATAAATTTAATCGGGAAAAATATTGATGAGATTGATAAATTAATATTCCCTTCCACAAAAAAAATTTTCCACAGTAAAATAATATTTAAATGGATTAACCAGAAAGGAATATCAGACTTTGATGAAATATCAGATATTCCAAAGACATTAAGAAAAACCCTTAAAGAAAATTTTTCATTGGAGTATCCAGAAGTAGAAAAAATATCTGTATCATCTGATGGATCAAAGAAATACCTTCTTAAATTAAAAGATGGATTAAAAATAGAATGTGTTTTCCTGCCCGAGCCAAACAGAAATACTTTCTGTATTTCAACTCAGGTTGGATGCAAAATAGGGTGCGATTTTTGCCTAACGGGAAAAATGGGATTTAAACGAGATTTAAATGTGGATGAGATTATATCTCAAATTCTCATTCTTTTAAGAGAAGTTGACAGAAAAGAAAAAAGGATAAACATAGTATTCATGGGGATGGGAGAACCACTGGATAATCTCGAGAATCTAAAAAAATCATTGGATCTAATCACAAATGCCGAGGGGATATCTATTTCACCAAGAAGAATTACTGTATCAACATCAGGATTAATTCATGGAATAGATGAAATTCTAAAATTAAGAAAATCTCCAAAAATTGCAATTTCTTTAAATACTTTTGACGAGAAAATCCGATCGAAAATAATGCCAATAAATAAAAAATATTCTATTAATGATTTGATAAATTTTATTCAAAGGGTTCAATTAAAAAAGAGAAATAAAATAACAATCGAATGGGTTTTGATGAAAGAAATTAATGATACTGAAAAGGATGTAATCGAAATAAAAAAATATCTGAAATACTTACCAGTTAAAATAAACCTAATTCCTTTTAACCCTTCGACGGCTATCAATTATGAGCCTGTATCTGAGGGGAGGTCTCGTTGGTTTGCTGAGGAATTGGAGAAAGCTGGGATATCTGTTACCCTGAGAAAGAAAAGAGGGGAAGACATTCGAGCTGCATGCGGCCAATTAGCTGTATTTGATTGA